In Dama dama isolate Ldn47 chromosome 10, ASM3311817v1, whole genome shotgun sequence, the sequence CCTTTTATAACTGCCATCCCCAGGAATCTTTTCAGAGCCCCCTTTATGTCTTTATTCCTCAGactgtagatgaaggggttcagcatgggcGTGACCACGGCATACATCACTGAAGCTTTTGCACTTGAGTGTGATCTGTGGGTAGCAGCTGAGCTAAGGTACACCCCTAGGCttgtacaaaaaaataaagagacaatTGAGAGGTGAGACACGCAGGTGGAAAATGCTGCTTGCTTCCCCTGAGCTGATGAGATCCCACGTATGGAGGAAACGATCTTCGAGTATGAGAAAAGGATAGCAGCCAGGGGACCGCCAGCCAGCAGCACAGCTGCAAAATACATCACCACGTTGTTAAGAAAGGTGTCACAGCAGGCAAGTTGGACCATCTGATTGAGTTCACAGAAAAAGTGGGGGATTTCCACGTCTGTGCAGAAGGACAGTCGCAACACCATTAGGCTTTGTAACAATGAATGCAAGACACTTATAATCCAGGTCACCAGAAGCAGGAGTCCACACAGTCGGGGATTCATAATAACCACGTAATGCAGGGGATGGCAGATGGCCACAAACCTGTCATAGGCCATCACGGTCAAAAGATAGATGTCCAACCctgaaaagaataggaaaaagtaCATCTGGGTGATGCAACCTGCATAGGTTATGACTTTGCTCTGTGTCTGGATGTTCACCAGCATCTTGGGGACGGTAGTGGTGGTAAAACAGATATCTGCGAAggacaggttggagaggaagaagtacatgggtgtgtggaggtgggagtcATAGACAGTGGCCAGGATGATGAGCAGATTTCCAAACACAGTGATCAGGTACATGGAGAGGAAAATCACAAATATGAGTGTCTGTAATTCTGGTTCCTTTGAAAACCCCAGAAGAATAAATTCTGAAACTCCTGTAAGATTCCATGGTTCCATGTGATGAAGGGGACTAATAGAGAAGAGGACAATAACATGACTCATTTTCACATAACTGGCAGTACTCGCTGGGTTGCAAGGTCACAATATACATATTTGCACTCAAGAagttaattttgatattttgtgtATGGGTTTGTCTTCTTTAGAGGGTCTCCCATTTCACCTCTGATTAGGAATTTTGGTCACATATCAGCAATTTCCCCAAGAAGTCATGCATTCTACTGCTTTACTGAGAATATCTTTCATGCACTTGAGGGGTACCTATCGAGTGCCCACCACAATGCAGATGCTATCTAGGCAATAAGTACAAGGTGCTGAAAAAAACAAAGCCCCTACAATCCAATGATGGGGAAAGAATAGAAGCAAACAGAATAGtttacaaggacttccctggtggcccagtggttatgactccacactcccaacggagaggacccaggtttgatccctggtcagggaactagataccacatgtcTCATCAAAGAGTtcacatgtgtgcatgttcagtcgtacctgactcttttgcatccccatggagtgtagccctccaggctcttctgtctatggagttttccaggcaagaatactggaatgggttgccatttcctactgcagggttTATATGCTGAAACTAAAAAACCCCACAAGGCACAGGGAAGACAGAAGCtcccatgtgcagcaactaagacccagcacagtcaaatatgtctttttttttaatatatcttttttagaaaagaaagtaaatggaTTCTTTTTTGGAGGTTCTAAAAGGAACCCAGTCCTGCAGACATCTGGATTTTAGCCCACTGAGACCCATTTCAGGCTTCTGAACTGCAGAACTGTAAGAACATAAACTGGTTTCTTTTCAaccaatatgtggtcttttgtgatagTGGCAATAGGAATATCATAGAGACATTGattcaataaaattgttttagGGAAATGAGTTTAAGCCTATCAAGTAATTTATTTAGTTTCCCTTGAGTAAGGGCAATCTATATTGAAAATTCAcattaagtagaaaaaaaattttaaatcaggtTGGATATATTCCACTGTGTCAGCTGGCACAGTAAATCTCTCATTGCATAAATGTAACTGTGGGTCTCACTGTGGGACTTTTCTGGCGCTGAAATATGAAAAGcaacatattattaaaattaagattACCCATCTTACTTTAAATCGATTTcagctttcttttatttcatattaattcaaatgttcattctttttatttctatcattttcagttttcatattACCCTTTAACATATGAGATGGACTAAAAGATAGATATCTGTGTgggtatatatgtgcatattcttgaaaaaaatatatacgcACATGCGCACAGATATAACCTTTGCccttgaatattttctttatgcTAAAAATAAATTACCACACATTTCACCATTCTTCACAACATCTATATGAAGTTATATTTAGTATCCCACATTATCTTCAGaaataaggaaactaaggctcaggaagctaaattttttaaatttaacaattatttttaaatttgttgacaATTACATAATAAAGTAGCTAAAATTCATGTGCACTGTCTTAAGTTAAACACAAATGGAAGCAAGCAATATGTACCTTGATTTTTGTATAGCTCCTTTAATTCATCAAATGCACACTTTAAATATGCAGTTTATTTTGTGCAATTATACGGTTGTAtgcaatttttaatatataaaacttataatatattattatttatgcaATTAGACTCCAATAATTtagataaaaaggaaaactgcATGGTGCATAGCTAAGGGTAGTATATGGAGCACATGTAGCTGATTTTCACTTTATAGGGTGGAAAATATCTCTTTTAACTAGATAGAAAGTCAAGTGCTATATATAGACAGAAGCAatggaattaatttta encodes:
- the LOC133063231 gene encoding olfactory receptor 7A17-like, whose protein sequence is MEPWNLTGVSEFILLGFSKEPELQTLIFVIFLSMYLITVFGNLLIILATVYDSHLHTPMYFFLSNLSFADICFTTTTVPKMLVNIQTQSKVITYAGCITQMYFFLFFSGLDIYLLTVMAYDRFVAICHPLHYVVIMNPRLCGLLLLVTWIISVLHSLLQSLMVLRLSFCTDVEIPHFFCELNQMVQLACCDTFLNNVVMYFAAVLLAGGPLAAILFSYSKIVSSIRGISSAQGKQAAFSTCVSHLSIVSLFFCTSLGVYLSSAATHRSHSSAKASVMYAVVTPMLNPFIYSLRNKDIKGALKRFLGMAVIKGTVVTGLKSCL